The following proteins come from a genomic window of Micavibrio aeruginosavorus EPB:
- a CDS encoding portal protein, with product MIMVSNFVLDTAKPTTVMDATARDALMQRFNAAKSRRSQWESLWQDAYDYALPQRQGFGGGIRPGDTRMDRLYDATALDCVEQLAASLLGNLTPPWTQWFGLKPGPDLSASDAERLAPALEKAARTIQAHLDRSNFIVEIHQCFLDLIVGGTACLFVEEAPPGSFSAFRFTAVPLHQLVLEEGADGYLNGLYREVNMTLAQLRERYPLADLPADVIRSGERDAQARFPVLESILPDGRGGYVLQATLQSAGSNATVLKQSRMADTPMIAFRWLKSPGEIYGRSPVMKSLPDIKTANKVVELILKNASIAVTGIWQADDDGVLNPANIELKPGVIIPKAVGSQGLKPLEMPGRFDISQLVLDDLRARIRHALLTDRLGQISDRRMTATEVLERSGEMALLLGATYGRLQTELMTPLIMRAFAILRRRGEVPDIAIDGRLVTLDYRSPLARAQGQRNVQNTLSWLQAVQAMGPEALAAVNLPQAARFLGDALGVPSDLILNDVQPASQAQPTLDMEILNDELLANDEASARAAASVF from the coding sequence ATGATCATGGTATCAAATTTTGTTCTGGATACCGCGAAACCGACTACGGTGATGGATGCAACGGCGCGGGATGCGTTGATGCAACGGTTTAACGCGGCAAAATCGCGCCGGTCCCAGTGGGAATCGTTGTGGCAGGATGCGTATGATTACGCTTTGCCGCAACGTCAGGGGTTTGGTGGCGGCATTCGCCCCGGCGATACGCGCATGGATCGTCTGTATGACGCCACGGCGCTGGATTGTGTCGAACAACTGGCGGCCAGCCTGCTGGGTAACCTGACCCCGCCCTGGACGCAATGGTTCGGTTTGAAACCCGGGCCGGATCTCAGCGCGAGTGATGCCGAACGTCTGGCCCCGGCGCTGGAAAAGGCGGCGCGCACGATTCAGGCGCATCTGGATCGGTCCAACTTCATCGTTGAAATCCATCAATGCTTCCTCGATTTGATCGTCGGTGGAACGGCGTGTTTGTTCGTTGAGGAAGCGCCGCCGGGATCGTTCTCCGCCTTCCGTTTTACGGCGGTGCCTTTGCATCAACTGGTGCTGGAGGAGGGGGCCGATGGGTACCTGAACGGCCTGTACCGCGAAGTGAACATGACGTTGGCGCAATTGCGCGAACGCTATCCGCTGGCGGATTTGCCCGCCGATGTGATCCGCAGCGGTGAGCGCGATGCCCAGGCCCGGTTCCCGGTTCTGGAATCCATCCTGCCCGATGGGCGTGGCGGATATGTGTTGCAGGCCACATTACAAAGCGCGGGCAGTAATGCCACAGTGTTGAAACAATCACGCATGGCCGATACGCCGATGATTGCCTTCCGCTGGCTGAAATCACCGGGGGAAATTTATGGCCGGTCACCGGTGATGAAATCGCTGCCCGATATTAAGACTGCGAACAAGGTGGTGGAGCTGATTTTGAAAAACGCCTCCATCGCCGTAACCGGGATCTGGCAGGCGGATGATGACGGCGTTCTCAACCCCGCCAACATCGAACTGAAACCCGGTGTGATTATTCCAAAGGCGGTCGGGTCGCAGGGGCTGAAGCCGCTGGAAATGCCGGGGCGGTTCGATATTTCGCAGCTGGTTCTGGATGATTTGCGCGCGCGCATTCGCCACGCCCTGCTGACCGATCGGTTGGGACAGATTTCCGATCGCCGCATGACCGCGACGGAAGTTTTGGAACGATCGGGGGAAATGGCGCTGTTGCTCGGTGCGACCTATGGCCGGTTGCAGACAGAATTGATGACGCCGCTGATCATGCGGGCCTTCGCCATCCTGCGCCGCCGGGGCGAGGTGCCGGATATCGCCATTGATGGCCGTCTGGTCACGCTGGATTACCGCTCACCGCTGGCCCGGGCGCAGGGACAACGCAACGTCCAGAATACGCTCAGCTGGCTGCAGGCGGTTCAGGCCATGGGGCCGGAGGCCCTGGCCGCCGTCAACCTGCCACAGGCCGCGCGGTTCCTGGGCGATGCGCTGGGCGTGCCGTCTGATTTGATCCTGAACGATGTCCAACCCGCGTCGCAAGCCCAACCCACTCTTGATATGGAGATTTTGAACGATGAACTTCTTGCCAATGACGAAGCATCTGCCCGTGCCGCCGCATCTGTTTTCTAA
- a CDS encoding helix-turn-helix domain-containing protein, with protein MFTHDQIWTAIDRLAKDRGYSASGLARQAGLDPTSFNRSKRVSPSGKPRWPSTESIAKILSVTACAVGDFLSMGGIETTGKAATAVPLLDLATLAGGRNPAAAREKSNKDKDKTAPATIAAAAAHYGPACFATHIDDKRFEPLFRKGADLLIDTDGDIGPGDRILAFSRRDGLVCGVVKAAQKAGWDLTLPDGTHKTMAATDTAWMGRIVLATQ; from the coding sequence ATGTTTACCCATGATCAAATCTGGACCGCAATCGACCGCCTGGCCAAAGACCGGGGCTATTCCGCATCAGGATTAGCCCGTCAGGCCGGGCTGGACCCGACATCCTTTAACCGCAGCAAGCGCGTGAGCCCCAGTGGCAAGCCGCGCTGGCCGTCGACCGAATCCATCGCCAAAATCCTGTCCGTTACGGCCTGCGCCGTCGGGGACTTCCTGTCGATGGGGGGGATCGAAACCACGGGCAAGGCCGCAACCGCCGTCCCCTTGCTGGACCTGGCCACGCTGGCGGGCGGGCGTAATCCGGCCGCCGCGCGCGAAAAAAGCAATAAAGACAAGGACAAAACCGCCCCGGCCACCATTGCGGCGGCGGCGGCGCACTATGGCCCGGCCTGCTTTGCAACCCATATTGATGACAAACGGTTTGAACCGCTGTTCCGCAAGGGGGCCGATTTGCTGATTGATACCGATGGTGACATTGGCCCCGGTGACCGTATTTTGGCATTTTCCCGCCGGGATGGGCTGGTCTGTGGCGTTGTGAAAGCCGCGCAGAAAGCTGGATGGGACTTAACCCTGCCCGATGGCACGCACAAAACGATGGCCGCCACCGACACGGCATGGATGGGCCGCATCGTGCTGGCCACCCAATAA
- a CDS encoding PH domain-containing protein → MTEVRNNTRPVNQESRSDLYVRTLLRDGETLTLMGQIHYGIYWKAAALGGLSLLLLLSVFNLGVFMLIITALAFAYAALTKHYLLLALTNKNVIIRFGIINLDTVQVQMNRIESVQLARTIMGRLLGYASVVVTGTGNRVMMIPFIANADQFRAALEHQLNARDDAQIKNQDA, encoded by the coding sequence ATGACCGAAGTCCGGAACAACACACGCCCGGTAAACCAGGAAAGCCGCAGCGATTTGTACGTCCGCACCCTGTTGCGCGATGGTGAAACCCTGACCCTGATGGGCCAGATCCATTACGGCATTTACTGGAAGGCCGCCGCGCTGGGGGGCCTGAGCCTTCTTCTGCTGCTGAGCGTGTTTAATCTGGGCGTTTTCATGCTGATCATCACAGCGCTGGCCTTTGCCTATGCCGCGCTGACCAAACATTACCTTCTGCTGGCCCTGACCAACAAAAACGTCATTATCCGCTTCGGCATCATCAATCTGGACACGGTGCAGGTGCAGATGAACCGGATCGAAAGCGTGCAACTGGCCCGCACCATCATGGGCCGCCTGCTGGGCTATGCCAGCGTTGTCGTTACCGGTACGGGTAACCGCGTGATGATGATCCCCTTTATCGCCAACGCGGACCAATTCCGTGCGGCGCTGGAACACCAATTGAATGCGCGCGATGACGCGCAAATAAAAAATCAGGACGCGTAA
- a CDS encoding adenosine kinase, whose protein sequence is MSNTPAALCIGVCNVDVIAHVDDSFLERHNLDKGTTTVLSSDALLNLMGYLNRPFYLPGGCAANTACGLGLEDVDTTFCGMIGTDFYGDIFRNGFKSYNVAYHPVTDVKKHTSLCITLITPDKERSFVLATDMASWFLPENTLPDRDTSRPLIVYIETNMFRMTAGTDKPSMVHAVLDKYAADDTRIILNLVDTEVTGHHRDLITALMGDRLAFIVGNHEEMKVLFNTDSIEAMENAALASGQSCVITMGDRGVTLIHQGKISRIPSVVHLKPADIVDTVGAGDQFSAGFIAGLVEGLDLEACCAQGMQHATEILRQPGARPLAA, encoded by the coding sequence ATGTCGAATACCCCTGCTGCCCTTTGTATCGGCGTTTGCAATGTTGATGTCATCGCGCATGTCGATGATTCATTTCTGGAACGCCACAATCTGGACAAGGGCACGACGACGGTTTTGAGCAGCGACGCCCTCCTCAATCTGATGGGCTATCTGAACCGCCCGTTCTATCTGCCCGGCGGATGCGCGGCGAATACGGCCTGTGGCCTGGGGCTGGAAGATGTCGACACCACCTTCTGTGGCATGATCGGCACCGATTTTTACGGCGATATTTTCCGCAACGGTTTTAAATCGTACAACGTTGCCTATCACCCGGTGACGGATGTGAAAAAACATACGTCGTTGTGCATCACATTGATCACACCGGACAAGGAACGCAGTTTCGTGCTGGCCACCGATATGGCCAGCTGGTTCCTGCCTGAAAACACGCTGCCGGACCGCGACACATCGCGCCCGTTGATCGTCTATATCGAAACCAACATGTTCCGCATGACCGCCGGAACGGATAAGCCGTCGATGGTTCATGCCGTGCTGGATAAATATGCGGCGGATGATACGCGCATCATCCTCAATCTGGTGGATACCGAAGTCACCGGCCACCACCGCGACCTGATCACCGCGCTGATGGGCGATCGCCTGGCCTTTATCGTCGGCAACCATGAAGAGATGAAGGTGCTGTTCAACACCGACAGCATCGAGGCGATGGAAAACGCCGCATTGGCCTCCGGCCAGTCCTGCGTCATCACCATGGGTGATCGCGGCGTGACCCTGATCCATCAGGGAAAAATTTCGCGCATCCCATCCGTCGTCCACCTGAAACCCGCCGACATCGTCGATACGGTCGGCGCGGGCGACCAATTCTCCGCCGGATTTATCGCCGGACTGGTCGAGGGGCTGGATCTGGAAGCCTGCTGTGCCCAGGGCATGCAACACGCCACCGAAATCCTGCGCCAGCCGGGCGCCCGGCCGCTGGCTGCCTGA
- a CDS encoding orotate phosphoribosyltransferase, translating to MNTDRKEIARIAAQILLDTKSVLFNVEQPFIFTSGRASPVYTDCRRLIAFPAERTQLMDFGADIIRTQCPNVDYIAGGETAGIPYAAFIAERLNKPMLYVRKKPKGFGRMAQIEGCMDQEGAEALLVEDMQSDGASKKVFIDALRAAGATINHSFVIFHYGIFPSSEANMKAMGVTLHALTTFWDVLAVARDRNYFDTATLDEVEKFLHAPEDWSNAHGGHVKEGISH from the coding sequence ATGAACACAGACCGTAAAGAGATCGCCCGCATCGCCGCGCAAATCTTGCTGGATACCAAAAGCGTTTTGTTCAACGTCGAACAGCCCTTCATCTTTACATCCGGCCGCGCCAGCCCGGTCTATACCGATTGCCGCCGTCTGATCGCCTTCCCGGCGGAGCGCACGCAATTGATGGATTTCGGTGCCGACATCATCCGCACGCAATGCCCGAATGTGGACTATATCGCCGGGGGCGAAACGGCGGGCATTCCCTACGCCGCGTTTATCGCCGAACGGTTGAACAAGCCGATGCTGTATGTCCGTAAAAAGCCGAAAGGCTTTGGCCGCATGGCCCAGATCGAGGGATGTATGGACCAAGAAGGCGCGGAAGCCCTTCTGGTCGAAGACATGCAAAGCGATGGTGCCAGCAAGAAAGTCTTTATCGACGCGCTGCGCGCCGCCGGGGCCACGATCAACCATTCCTTCGTCATTTTCCATTACGGCATCTTCCCGTCCAGCGAGGCCAACATGAAGGCCATGGGCGTGACATTGCACGCATTGACCACGTTCTGGGACGTTCTGGCCGTGGCGCGGGATCGCAATTATTTTGACACCGCCACGTTGGATGAAGTTGAAAAATTCCTGCACGCGCCGGAAGACTGGTCCAACGCCCATGGCGGCCATGTGAAAGAAGGAATTTCCCATTGA
- a CDS encoding NAD kinase, with protein MRIHFTANDTDEAQDAIRTLTAAHGQTGVADADVIVVLGGDGTLLETVHKTLKHNKPVYGMNRGSVGFLLNPYRPDNLLDRLQGARAITLYPLKMIAKDKNGRTIEALAFNEVSLLRQSRQAAKIGIALDGVERLPELICDGVLVATPAGSTAYNFSAHGPIIPMSANVLALTPISAFRPRRWRGALLPSHTTVRFEILEAEKRPVSATADYTEMRDVVQVDIAQDNTTPFTILYDSDHMLDERILREQFEP; from the coding sequence ATGCGGATTCATTTTACAGCCAACGACACCGATGAAGCGCAGGATGCCATCCGCACCCTGACCGCCGCCCATGGCCAGACCGGCGTGGCGGATGCCGATGTCATTGTCGTTCTGGGCGGTGATGGCACGTTGCTGGAAACCGTGCATAAAACGCTGAAACACAACAAGCCGGTTTACGGCATGAACCGCGGATCGGTCGGGTTCCTGCTGAACCCTTACCGCCCGGACAATCTGCTGGACCGGTTACAGGGCGCGCGCGCCATCACACTGTATCCGTTGAAAATGATCGCCAAGGACAAAAACGGCCGCACGATTGAAGCGCTGGCGTTTAACGAAGTCTCCCTGCTGCGTCAAAGCCGTCAGGCGGCAAAGATCGGCATTGCGCTGGATGGTGTGGAACGCCTGCCGGAATTGATCTGTGATGGCGTTTTGGTCGCCACCCCGGCGGGATCAACGGCCTATAATTTCTCTGCCCACGGGCCGATTATTCCGATGTCGGCCAACGTGCTGGCCTTAACACCGATCAGCGCGTTCCGCCCACGCCGCTGGCGCGGGGCATTGTTGCCCAGCCATACCACAGTCCGCTTTGAAATTCTGGAAGCCGAAAAACGCCCGGTCAGCGCCACCGCCGATTACACGGAGATGCGCGACGTGGTGCAGGTGGACATTGCCCAGGACAACACCACCCCGTTCACAATCCTGTATGATTCCGACCATATGCTGGACGAACGGATTTTGCGGGAACAATTTGAGCCGTAA
- a CDS encoding HAD family hydrolase, with protein MDIKTLIDRVSTAIRAGERVQIFSDFDDTLCHSGNDPLRAKIDRNALVGIRSLINHTNVSFTMITGRSATNMLARLPVSKTKPPFHIMGSHGTELMRAGGTVIEKLPLPSGADYIIEQFNKVAGALGALTPGLIAHYKHGCVNIDARNMVDTNPQVRAAILAEARGAFEVILQSPHHPVVNGEKIFVIHSDTEHDVTVLSEVFNKGYAIDNADYVDRNALTIFMGDSLSPGGNDRAAALLVSNAEKFPQGVVVQVRNGRAPDIRRTATDGGADIILNHPSETGLFLLHAARAAKAKPTL; from the coding sequence ATGGATATTAAAACATTGATTGATCGCGTTTCCACCGCCATCCGTGCCGGGGAACGCGTCCAGATTTTTAGCGATTTTGACGATACGCTGTGCCATTCCGGCAATGACCCGTTGCGCGCCAAGATTGATCGCAATGCGCTGGTGGGGATCCGGTCGCTGATCAATCATACGAATGTGTCCTTTACGATGATTACCGGGCGGTCGGCAACGAATATGCTGGCCCGGTTGCCGGTTTCAAAAACAAAGCCGCCCTTTCACATTATGGGCAGCCACGGAACGGAGTTGATGCGAGCCGGAGGGACTGTCATTGAAAAACTGCCTTTGCCATCCGGGGCCGATTACATCATTGAACAGTTTAACAAGGTGGCGGGGGCGCTGGGCGCGCTGACGCCGGGGCTGATCGCGCATTACAAACACGGGTGCGTGAATATTGATGCGCGCAATATGGTTGATACAAATCCGCAAGTGCGTGCCGCCATTCTGGCCGAGGCGCGTGGCGCGTTTGAGGTCATCCTGCAATCGCCGCACCATCCGGTGGTGAATGGTGAAAAAATATTCGTGATCCACAGCGATACGGAACATGACGTGACGGTGTTGTCCGAAGTGTTCAACAAGGGCTATGCGATTGATAATGCCGATTATGTGGATCGCAACGCCCTGACCATTTTTATGGGGGACAGCCTGTCACCCGGTGGCAATGATCGTGCGGCGGCGTTGCTGGTCAGCAACGCGGAAAAATTCCCGCAAGGCGTGGTGGTTCAGGTGCGCAATGGCCGGGCCCCGGATATCCGGCGGACCGCGACGGATGGTGGAGCGGATATTATCCTGAACCACCCGTCGGAAACGGGATTGTTCCTGTTGCATGCGGCGCGCGCGGCCAAGGCGAAACCCACGCTATAG
- the purC gene encoding phosphoribosylaminoimidazolesuccinocarboxamide synthase, whose product MMWNKDPRTSRRRVIYEGAAKIIYEGPEPGTVIQYFKDDASAFNNSKKAVIAGKGVLNNRISAHLMTRLETIGIPTHFLKSINMREQLVRQLDMIPLSVVVRNIAAGPVCQRLGVKEGTILPRPVVEFYYKKAESGDALVNEDHIIAFNWLDPYELDELLAMAWRINDYLNGLFTGVGLRLVDFKLEFGRMHGEFGELYLFLADEISPDNCRLWDAQTGEKLDKDRFRHDLGGVIEAYQDVAKRLGLVPQTGIIDGGNINEQLAASLATIENDLGQERQLRSIPKGPTPGKPRKA is encoded by the coding sequence ATGATGTGGAACAAAGACCCGCGGACGTCAAGACGTCGCGTGATTTATGAAGGTGCGGCCAAGATTATCTATGAAGGACCGGAACCGGGAACGGTGATCCAGTATTTCAAGGATGACGCCAGCGCATTCAACAATTCCAAAAAGGCCGTGATCGCGGGCAAGGGCGTGTTGAACAACCGCATTTCCGCGCACCTGATGACGCGTCTGGAAACGATCGGCATTCCGACCCATTTCCTGAAATCCATCAACATGCGCGAACAATTGGTGCGGCAACTGGACATGATCCCGTTGTCGGTGGTTGTGCGCAATATTGCCGCCGGCCCCGTGTGCCAGCGTTTGGGTGTGAAAGAGGGCACCATCCTGCCCCGTCCGGTGGTGGAGTTTTATTATAAGAAAGCCGAAAGCGGCGACGCGCTGGTGAACGAAGACCACATCATCGCGTTCAACTGGCTCGACCCGTATGAGCTGGATGAATTGCTGGCTATGGCATGGCGGATCAATGATTATTTGAACGGCCTGTTCACGGGCGTTGGTTTGCGCCTGGTCGATTTCAAATTGGAATTTGGCCGGATGCACGGTGAGTTCGGGGAATTATATTTGTTCCTGGCCGATGAAATTTCGCCGGACAATTGCCGTCTGTGGGATGCGCAAACGGGCGAGAAGCTGGACAAGGATCGTTTCCGCCATGATCTGGGGGGCGTGATCGAAGCGTATCAGGATGTTGCAAAGCGTCTGGGCCTTGTGCCACAGACGGGCATTATTGATGGCGGCAACATCAACGAACAATTGGCGGCATCCTTGGCCACGATTGAAAATGATTTGGGGCAGGAACGCCAATTGCGATCCATCCCCAAAGGTCCGACGCCGGGAAAACCGCGCAAGGCTTAA
- a CDS encoding DUF1476 domain-containing protein translates to MSSFNDRKDAFENKFAHDEGLRFRVEARTCKLFGLWVAEQLGLTGADATTYAGEVVAANLEEAGFDDVKRKVRPDIDAKGLDISDHMLDTMLDQCGQTAKEQIMAE, encoded by the coding sequence ATGTCGAGCTTTAATGACCGCAAGGACGCTTTTGAAAACAAATTCGCCCATGACGAAGGCCTGCGCTTCCGGGTCGAGGCCCGCACCTGCAAGCTGTTCGGCCTGTGGGTCGCGGAACAGCTGGGCCTGACCGGCGCGGACGCAACCACCTATGCCGGCGAAGTCGTGGCCGCCAACCTGGAAGAAGCCGGATTTGACGATGTGAAGCGCAAGGTCCGCCCGGACATTGATGCCAAGGGCCTGGATATTTCCGACCACATGCTGGACACCATGCTGGACCAGTGCGGCCAAACCGCCAAAGAGCAGATCATGGCGGAATAA
- a CDS encoding BolA family protein encodes MGMTAAAIEDLIRQGIPDAQVQISDLRGDGDHYAAYIVSESFRGKSRVQQHQMVYAALQGKMGAELHALAIQTAVPPEE; translated from the coding sequence ATGGGCATGACCGCCGCCGCCATTGAAGACTTGATCCGCCAAGGCATCCCCGATGCACAGGTTCAAATTTCCGATTTGCGCGGCGATGGGGACCATTATGCGGCCTATATCGTGTCGGAATCCTTCCGTGGGAAAAGCCGCGTGCAACAGCACCAGATGGTCTATGCCGCGCTTCAGGGGAAAATGGGGGCCGAGCTGCATGCGCTGGCAATCCAGACCGCAGTCCCGCCAGAAGAATAA
- the grxD gene encoding Grx4 family monothiol glutaredoxin — MDNIVFDRIRSEITANDVVLFMKGTAVFPQCGFSAAAAQILTQLNIAFKDINVLEDSGIRQGIKDFAQWPTIPQLYVKGEFIGGCDIMREMFASGELQDLLRDKGVAFSDAA; from the coding sequence ATGGATAATATTGTTTTTGACCGCATCCGCAGCGAAATTACCGCCAATGATGTTGTTTTGTTTATGAAGGGCACCGCCGTGTTCCCGCAATGTGGTTTCTCCGCGGCGGCCGCACAAATTTTGACCCAACTGAACATCGCCTTCAAGGACATCAATGTTCTGGAAGACAGCGGCATCCGTCAGGGGATCAAAGATTTCGCCCAGTGGCCGACCATTCCGCAATTATACGTCAAGGGTGAGTTCATCGGCGGGTGCGACATCATGCGCGAAATGTTCGCCAGCGGTGAATTGCAGGATTTGTTGCGCGACAAGGGCGTGGCCTTCAGCGACGCGGCATAA
- the rodA gene encoding rod shape-determining protein RodA — protein sequence MLGSFDLQSGPTLSQKLTNMNWGLIVLISLVALIGIAALYSAGNGMDPWASRQTVRFVFCMVAMIIVALIDQRFWYNMSYLIYAAGFVMLIFVEFMGQIGMGAQRWINLGFIQIQPSELMKLALVMALARYFNGARSEDLRRLTFLIPPALLILAPVGLVLLQPNLGTAVMLVVDGAALFFLGGAPIWLFIVGIAAGLAAIPLVWHFYMHDYQKQRVLTFLDPEADPLGSGYHIMQSKIALGSGGIEGKGFLNGSQSHLNFLPEKQTDFIFTLWAEEWGLTGGLVLLGLLLLIFIYCGWISFRCRHVYGRLLAFGLMVNFSLYVFINIAMVMGLIPVVGIPLPLVSYGGTSMLAAMIGFGLVMSANIHRDSKLPRN from the coding sequence ATGCTCGGCAGTTTTGATCTTCAATCCGGCCCGACCCTGTCGCAAAAGCTGACCAATATGAATTGGGGGCTTATTGTCCTGATTTCGCTGGTGGCCTTGATTGGGATTGCGGCGCTTTATTCCGCGGGGAATGGTATGGATCCGTGGGCGTCGCGCCAGACGGTTCGCTTCGTTTTCTGTATGGTGGCCATGATAATCGTGGCGCTGATTGATCAGCGTTTTTGGTACAACATGTCGTACCTGATCTATGCCGCCGGTTTTGTCATGCTGATCTTCGTCGAATTTATGGGACAGATCGGCATGGGCGCGCAGCGCTGGATCAATCTGGGCTTTATACAGATCCAGCCATCGGAATTGATGAAGCTGGCTCTGGTGATGGCGCTGGCCCGGTATTTTAACGGCGCGCGATCCGAAGATTTGCGGCGTCTGACCTTCCTGATCCCGCCTGCGTTACTCATCCTTGCGCCTGTCGGGCTGGTGTTGTTGCAACCGAACCTGGGCACGGCGGTGATGCTGGTGGTGGACGGGGCGGCGTTGTTCTTCCTGGGTGGGGCGCCGATCTGGCTGTTTATCGTTGGCATTGCGGCGGGGTTGGCGGCGATTCCGCTGGTCTGGCATTTCTACATGCATGATTACCAGAAACAGCGGGTGCTGACCTTCCTTGATCCAGAGGCCGATCCGCTGGGGTCTGGCTATCACATCATGCAATCGAAAATCGCGCTGGGGTCTGGCGGGATTGAGGGCAAGGGCTTCCTGAATGGCAGCCAGAGCCACCTGAACTTCCTGCCGGAAAAGCAAACGGATTTTATCTTTACCCTGTGGGCCGAGGAATGGGGGCTGACGGGTGGGTTGGTGTTGCTCGGGCTGTTGTTGTTGATCTTCATTTATTGCGGATGGATTTCGTTCCGCTGCCGTCATGTTTATGGGCGTTTGCTGGCCTTTGGTTTGATGGTGAACTTTTCCCTGTATGTGTTTATCAATATTGCAATGGTGATGGGGTTGATCCCGGTTGTGGGGATTCCGTTGCCGCTGGTGTCCTATGGTGGAACATCCATGCTGGCGGCCATGATCGGGTTTGGTTTGGTCATGTCGGCCAATATTCACCGTGACAGCAAACTGCCACGAAACTGA